In one window of Pseudopipra pipra isolate bDixPip1 chromosome 27, bDixPip1.hap1, whole genome shotgun sequence DNA:
- the ABHD17A gene encoding alpha/beta hydrolase domain-containing protein 17A gives MNGLSLSQLCCLFCCPPCPSRIAAKLAFLPPEPTYAVVPEPEPVGSASTGSLRGAGRWKLHLKERADFQYSQRELDNIEVFVTKSSRGNRVGCMYVRCVPGARYTVLFSHGNAVDLGQMSSFYIGLGTRINCNIFSYDYSGYGVSTGKPSERNLYSDIDAAWQALRTRYGISPENIILYGQSIGTVPTVDLASRYECAAIVLHSPLTSGMRVAFPDTKKTYWFDAFPNIEKISKITSPVLIIHGTEDEVIDFSHGLALFERCPKAVEPLWVDGAGHNDIELYSQYLERLRKFISQELPSQRN, from the exons ATGAACGGGCTGTCGCTGagccagctgtgctgcctgttCTGCTGCCCGCCCTGCCCCAGCCGCATCGCGGCCAAGCTCGCCTTCCTGCCCCCCGAGCCCACCTACGCCGTGGTGCCCGAGCccgagcccgtgggcagcgCCAGCACCGGCTCCCTGCGCGGCGCCGGCCGCTGGAAGCTGCACCTGAAGGAGAGGGCGGATTTCCAGTACTCCCAGCGGGAGCTGGACAACATCGAGGTGTTCGTCACCAAGAGCAGCCGCGGCAACCGCGTCGGCTGCATGTACGTCCGCTGCGTGCCCGGCGCCAG GTACACGGTGCTGTTCTCCCACGGCAATGCCGTGGACCTGGGGCAGATGAGCAGCTTCTACATTGGGCTGGGCACCCGAATCAACTGCAACATCTTCTCCTACGACTACTCCGGCTACGGCGTGAGCACGGGGAAGCCCTCGGAGAGGAACCTCTACTCCGACATCGACGCCGCGTGGCAGGCGCTGCGGACGCG gtACGGGATCAGCCCAGAGAACATCATCCTGTACGGGCAGAGCATTGGCACCGTGCCCACGGTGGACTTGGCCTCGCGCTACGAGTGCGCGGCCATCGTGCTGCACTCGCCGCTCACCTCGGGCATGCGCGTCGCCTTCCCCGACACCAAGAAGACCTACTGGTTCGATGCCTTCCCCAA CATCGAGAAGATCTCCAAGATCACCTCTCCCGTCCTCATCATCCACGGCACGGAGGACGAGGTCATCGACTTCTCCCACGGGCTGGCGCTGTTCGAGCGCTGCCCCAAGGCCGTGGAGCCGCTCTGGGTGGACGGGGCCGGGCACAACGACATCGAACTCTACAGCCAGTACCTCGAGCGCCTTCGGAAATTCATCTCCCAGGAGCTGCCCAGCCAGCGCAACtag